Proteins from a genomic interval of Chloroflexota bacterium:
- a CDS encoding TldD/PmbA family protein: protein MEELLSLAKKAAEEAEVFLVSFEEMPVVFEANRLKQLQTRQGVSVALRIVHHGRIGFSTATRLEDRASLVERAVAVSQFGTPSRFELPEPQPYPKVEIYDPGVEAYTAKQMVNLGEDLILRVREHTPDILCEATIARSIVSVRILNSRGGRAEFRRSSFVISLWCNLIRDTDMLFVGDAESSCRPIDDVGRVASSVINQLELAKRRASVSSGRLPVIFTPHGVVSAFIAPLAVAFNGKMVLQGASPLVNRRGEKIFDEKLSLKDDATVVHRPASRPCDDEGVPSQKTFLITNGVVGDFLYDLQTAGLAGVQSTGSGDRNGGTRLPGPSVSSLVFELGQVSFEDMLRDMGEGLVVEQLMGAAQTNVLGGEFSGNVLLGYKVERGEIVGRVKDTVVSGNVYQVLSNLAGIGREARWVGSVFTPAFYCSDLTIGSKG, encoded by the coding sequence GTGGAAGAGCTTCTTTCTCTAGCAAAGAAGGCTGCTGAAGAGGCCGAGGTCTTCCTGGTTTCCTTTGAGGAGATGCCGGTGGTCTTTGAGGCCAACCGGCTAAAGCAGTTGCAGACCCGCCAGGGTGTATCGGTAGCTCTTCGGATTGTGCATCATGGGAGGATCGGGTTCTCCACGGCGACCAGGCTTGAGGATAGGGCTTCGCTGGTGGAGCGGGCGGTCGCGGTATCCCAATTCGGCACACCGTCAAGGTTTGAGCTCCCAGAGCCGCAGCCATATCCCAAGGTGGAAATCTACGACCCTGGGGTGGAAGCTTATACAGCAAAACAAATGGTCAATCTTGGTGAAGACCTCATATTGAGGGTTCGGGAGCACACACCGGATATCCTCTGTGAGGCGACTATAGCCAGAAGCATCGTTTCGGTACGAATTCTGAACTCGCGGGGTGGAAGGGCAGAATTCCGTCGCAGCTCCTTTGTCATCAGTCTGTGGTGTAACCTTATTCGAGACACGGATATGCTCTTTGTCGGCGATGCTGAAAGCTCGTGCCGACCGATTGACGACGTTGGCCGGGTCGCCAGTTCGGTAATCAATCAGCTCGAACTGGCTAAGAGACGGGCATCGGTATCGAGCGGACGTTTGCCAGTGATCTTCACTCCTCATGGGGTAGTAAGTGCTTTCATTGCCCCGCTGGCTGTGGCTTTCAATGGGAAGATGGTCCTGCAAGGTGCGTCTCCCCTGGTGAATAGGCGAGGGGAGAAGATATTCGATGAGAAACTATCCCTGAAAGATGACGCTACTGTTGTTCACCGCCCTGCCAGCCGTCCCTGTGATGACGAGGGAGTGCCCAGCCAGAAGACATTTCTCATCACAAATGGTGTCGTGGGGGATTTCTTGTATGACCTACAGACGGCTGGCCTGGCTGGCGTTCAAAGCACGGGTAGTGGAGACAGAAATGGTGGCACGCGGCTACCCGGGCCCTCGGTCAGCAGCCTCGTCTTTGAACTGGGCCAGGTTAGCTTCGAAGACATGCTCCGAGATATGGGCGAGGGGCTGGTGGTAGAGCAGCTTATGGGGGCAGCGCAGACTAACGTCCTGGGTGGCGAGTTCAGTGGCAATGTTCTCCTCGGGTATAAAGTGGAGAGAGGAGAGATAGTTGGGCGGGTGAAGGACACCGTGGTCTCGGGAAACGTTTACCAAGTGCTGAGCAACCTTGCTGGCATCGGGCGCGAGGCAAGGTGGGTTGGGTCAGTTTTCACTCCGGCATTCTACTGCTCTGACTTGACTATAGGTAGCAAAGGATAA
- a CDS encoding GNAT family N-acetyltransferase, which translates to MIKGKKVILREKRLEDAWDDYMWKKDADLAYLDATFPLDVPFSVYLASYSDELRYPDSRSYRYAIETAEGKHIGNCSCYNVDHRSGEAELGILIGEPEYWAKGYGSDAVTALVDHVFRKNHLKRIYLHTLEDNIRAQRCFQKCGFVVRGHVVRGIYKFVLMEIKRGKVSSTEGV; encoded by the coding sequence GTGATAAAGGGCAAAAAGGTGATACTGCGCGAAAAAAGGCTGGAAGATGCCTGGGACGACTACATGTGGAAAAAGGATGCTGACCTGGCTTATCTGGATGCCACATTTCCACTGGATGTCCCTTTCTCTGTCTATTTGGCTAGCTACAGTGACGAGCTTCGTTATCCAGACTCGAGATCATACCGCTATGCGATAGAAACGGCGGAAGGCAAACATATTGGCAATTGCAGTTGTTACAATGTTGATCACCGTTCAGGGGAAGCCGAGCTAGGCATCCTCATCGGGGAGCCTGAGTATTGGGCCAAAGGATACGGTAGTGATGCTGTGACTGCACTGGTAGACCATGTTTTCAGGAAGAACCATCTCAAGAGGATATACCTGCACACCTTGGAGGATAACATAAGGGCGCAGAGGTGTTTCCAGAAATGCGGCTTTGTGGTTCGTGGGCACGTCGTCAGGGGAATATACAAGTTTGTACTTATGGAAATCAAGAGGGGAAAGGTTTCCTCCACGGAGGGAGTCTGA
- a CDS encoding SDR family NAD(P)-dependent oxidoreductase, with protein sequence MADRLKGRNAVVTGAGSGIGKAVALALAAEGANIVVCDLGGGVDGKGASTSLADATVDECKKLGVQAVPQYGSVADFKAAEAMIQACVSNFGRIDILVNVAGIDRARMIWNLSEEDWDVVIAVHLKGTFNTIRHAAPLMREQKYGRIINTISEAFVGTVGHVNYGAAKGGITSLTYAVAWELGRYGVTCNAICPRAATRMTMGPDVLAGYKKRVESGLWTKEKYDEVTHVATADYLAAIPAYLATDKAGHINGCIFGAAGAFFSYWAPSKETAIYNRDWDTYGKWTIDEVEKCVPNLLKGYVNPAPPEEKEKK encoded by the coding sequence ATGGCTGACAGACTGAAAGGCAGGAATGCGGTGGTGACTGGTGCCGGGAGCGGCATCGGCAAGGCAGTGGCACTGGCGCTGGCCGCCGAGGGTGCCAACATCGTGGTCTGCGACCTGGGAGGAGGCGTTGATGGCAAGGGAGCCAGCACCTCTCTGGCCGACGCCACCGTTGACGAGTGCAAGAAGCTGGGCGTTCAAGCGGTTCCGCAGTACGGCAGCGTGGCGGATTTCAAGGCTGCGGAGGCCATGATCCAGGCCTGCGTGAGCAACTTCGGCAGGATAGACATCTTGGTCAATGTTGCCGGCATCGACAGGGCCAGAATGATCTGGAACCTCTCGGAAGAGGACTGGGACGTGGTGATAGCGGTCCATCTCAAGGGGACGTTCAACACCATCAGACATGCCGCCCCGCTGATGAGGGAGCAGAAGTACGGCCGGATCATCAACACCATCTCGGAGGCCTTTGTGGGAACAGTGGGGCACGTGAACTATGGGGCTGCCAAGGGCGGCATCACCAGCCTGACCTATGCCGTGGCCTGGGAGCTTGGCCGGTACGGGGTAACCTGCAACGCCATCTGTCCCAGGGCAGCGACCAGGATGACCATGGGGCCAGACGTGCTGGCCGGCTACAAGAAGAGGGTGGAATCCGGGCTGTGGACCAAAGAGAAGTACGATGAGGTAACCCATGTGGCTACCGCCGACTACCTGGCGGCTATTCCGGCTTACCTGGCCACCGACAAGGCCGGCCATATCAACGGCTGCATCTTCGGTGCGGCGGGGGCGTTCTTCTCCTACTGGGCGCCGTCAAAGGAGACCGCGATCTACAACAGGGACTGGGACACCTACGGGAAATGGACCATAGACGAAGTGGAGAAGTGCGTGCCGAATCTGCTCAAGGGCTACGTCAACCCGGCGCCACCAGAGGAGAAGGAGAAGAAATAG
- a CDS encoding SDR family oxidoreductase — protein MGDKLKGRNAVVTGAGRGIGKAVAVALAEEGANVVACDLGVAVDGSGTDQSPASETVAECKKHGVKAIAQFGNVASFSDAEAAVKACVDNFGRIDILCNIAGIDKPKMIWNMSEGEWDQVIAVHLKGTFNFMRQAAPLMREQKYGRIINCTSEAWLGGVTHLNYGAAKGGIVTLTWGAAQELGPSGITVNAICPRAKTRMTDDPKVREMVVKRVEKGLMDPSVLKRMDREMVDPSGFAKVVAFLASDDAALINGQVFLTTALTVARYSKPETVAQVENPSEGPWTLEAIKSAFSADKLLKGYVNPAPPKPEEKK, from the coding sequence ATGGGCGATAAACTGAAGGGAAGAAATGCCGTGGTTACCGGTGCCGGGAGAGGTATCGGCAAGGCGGTGGCCGTGGCCCTGGCAGAGGAGGGCGCCAACGTGGTGGCCTGCGACCTCGGCGTAGCCGTGGACGGTTCGGGGACCGACCAGAGCCCGGCCAGCGAGACGGTGGCCGAGTGCAAGAAGCACGGGGTGAAAGCGATAGCCCAGTTCGGCAACGTAGCCAGCTTCAGTGATGCCGAGGCGGCGGTCAAGGCCTGCGTGGACAACTTCGGCAGGATAGACATCCTGTGCAACATCGCCGGGATAGACAAGCCCAAGATGATCTGGAACATGTCCGAGGGGGAATGGGATCAGGTGATAGCCGTCCACCTGAAGGGCACGTTCAATTTCATGCGGCAGGCGGCTCCGCTGATGAGGGAGCAGAAGTACGGCAGGATCATCAACTGCACTTCGGAGGCCTGGCTGGGCGGTGTGACCCACCTCAACTACGGCGCAGCCAAGGGCGGCATCGTGACCCTCACCTGGGGGGCAGCACAGGAGCTGGGCCCGTCAGGGATAACGGTCAACGCCATCTGCCCCAGAGCGAAGACGCGGATGACAGATGATCCCAAGGTGCGCGAGATGGTGGTGAAGCGCGTGGAGAAGGGACTGATGGACCCCTCCGTCCTGAAGAGAATGGACCGGGAGATGGTTGATCCTTCGGGATTTGCCAAGGTGGTGGCCTTCCTGGCCAGCGATGACGCTGCCCTGATCAACGGGCAGGTGTTCCTGACCACTGCCCTCACTGTGGCCCGCTACAGCAAGCCGGAGACGGTGGCCCAGGTGGAAAACCCGAGTGAAGGGCCATGGACGCTGGAGGCCATCAAATCGGCATTCTCAGCAGACAAACTGCTCAAGGGATATGTTAACCCGGCTCCGCCGAAGCCGGAAGAGAAGAAGTAG
- a CDS encoding SDR family NAD(P)-dependent oxidoreductase, giving the protein MGQRLKGRNAIVTGAGRGVGRAVALALAEEGANVVVCDLGGGTDGAGKDASPADSVTEECRKLGVKAVPHYGDVSNFGAAEDIVRTCVNSFGKIDILCNIAGILRPKMIFNMSEEEWDRLLAVHLKGTWNLCRHACVLMRQQRYGRIINCTSEAYAGTVGHTNYAAAKGGIVSLTYAIAREMGRYGVTCNAFAPRARTRLSVGDDSLTEGLEKRIAAGLITEERLKGMEETRRDGADPEYFAPFIAYLASNAAADINGCVFVASRVTIGIWNHPQIVRTLSQDWESGGKWSVDELEKLVPQQLLVDYVNPAPRKD; this is encoded by the coding sequence GTGGGGCAAAGACTGAAAGGCAGAAATGCCATAGTCACTGGCGCCGGGAGAGGAGTAGGCAGAGCTGTTGCTCTAGCCCTGGCTGAGGAAGGGGCTAATGTCGTCGTCTGCGACCTGGGTGGAGGCACGGATGGGGCTGGGAAGGACGCCTCGCCTGCCGATAGCGTAACAGAAGAGTGTCGTAAGCTAGGGGTAAAGGCTGTCCCGCACTATGGGGACGTGTCAAACTTCGGGGCTGCTGAAGACATAGTCCGAACCTGCGTCAACAGTTTTGGCAAGATAGACATTCTATGCAACATAGCTGGCATTCTCAGGCCCAAAATGATTTTCAATATGTCGGAAGAGGAATGGGACCGGTTGCTGGCTGTCCATCTCAAGGGAACCTGGAACCTTTGCCGGCACGCTTGCGTTCTGATGAGGCAGCAGCGCTACGGCAGGATAATCAATTGCACCTCCGAAGCCTACGCCGGGACTGTGGGCCACACCAACTATGCTGCTGCCAAGGGAGGCATCGTTAGCCTGACCTACGCCATTGCCCGGGAGATGGGAAGATATGGAGTGACCTGCAATGCCTTCGCCCCCAGGGCACGGACAAGGCTAAGCGTCGGTGACGATTCTCTAACAGAAGGACTGGAAAAGAGGATCGCAGCGGGGCTGATAACAGAGGAACGACTCAAAGGCATGGAAGAAACCAGGAGAGATGGTGCCGATCCAGAGTACTTTGCTCCCTTCATAGCTTATCTGGCCAGCAATGCCGCTGCCGACATCAACGGCTGCGTCTTCGTTGCTTCAAGAGTTACTATTGGAATCTGGAACCATCCTCAGATAGTTAGGACGCTTTCCCAGGACTGGGAGTCTGGGGGGAAGTGGAGTGTTGACGAACTGGAGAAGCTGGTGCCTCAGCAGTTGCTGGTGGACTACGTTAACCCAGCCCCGCGCAAAGACTGA
- a CDS encoding dehydratase, whose amino-acid sequence MAQLYFDDVQEGMSLPVMEKTPTTQTLVRWAGASGDYFELHYDKDFAQSLGFPGPIVHGRLEAAFLSQLLTDWIGDKGELRKLSVQYRGNALPGQALKLSGKVTKKYSEGGENLVECQIWVENPEGKQITPGTAVVALPSKK is encoded by the coding sequence ATGGCGCAGCTTTATTTCGACGACGTCCAAGAAGGCATGAGCCTGCCCGTTATGGAGAAGACTCCTACCACACAGACGCTGGTCAGGTGGGCCGGGGCCTCAGGCGACTACTTCGAGCTCCACTACGATAAGGATTTTGCTCAATCCCTGGGATTCCCCGGACCGATTGTTCATGGCAGGCTGGAGGCAGCTTTCCTTTCGCAATTGCTTACCGATTGGATTGGCGATAAGGGCGAACTGCGGAAACTCAGCGTGCAATATCGAGGCAATGCCTTACCCGGACAAGCGCTCAAGCTCAGTGGTAAGGTAACCAAGAAATATAGCGAGGGTGGTGAGAATCTGGTAGAGTGCCAGATTTGGGTTGAAAATCCTGAAGGCAAACAGATCACCCCGGGTACAGCCGTAGTGGCGTTGCCCTCCAAGAAGTAG
- a CDS encoding MaoC family dehydratase, whose amino-acid sequence MVERRIAPMDEIKSLQGKKSKESMEIDKHMIRLLCDCIEDRNPKWKDTVPPSMITTAMISGGALALGIPLPFKRSVAAGADWDFFKPIKAGDTINTTHEFFELQDKSSDKGPRALMVYKSTHTNQKGEVVAVSTNTIMSY is encoded by the coding sequence ATGGTTGAACGGCGAATCGCCCCCATGGACGAAATAAAGTCCTTGCAAGGCAAGAAGAGCAAAGAATCGATGGAGATCGACAAACACATGATTCGTCTGCTTTGCGACTGCATTGAAGACCGGAATCCTAAGTGGAAGGATACTGTTCCACCATCCATGATTACCACAGCAATGATCAGCGGGGGGGCGCTGGCACTGGGTATCCCCCTCCCTTTCAAGCGGAGTGTAGCCGCTGGCGCAGACTGGGACTTTTTCAAGCCCATCAAAGCAGGTGACACCATCAACACCACCCACGAGTTCTTCGAGCTTCAGGACAAGTCCAGCGATAAAGGGCCGAGGGCTCTCATGGTATACAAATCCACCCACACCAACCAGAAGGGTGAAGTGGTGGCAGTAAGCACCAACACCATCATGAGCTACTAG
- a CDS encoding restriction endonuclease produces the protein MRIWAICGGSPGTPGLGSRNTLLTGDVGIDFKASRVMEAGNEVVLCIQCKNYQSPARVKVVRQLNGVVA, from the coding sequence TTGAGAATTTGGGCAATATGTGGAGGGTCTCCTGGAACACCGGGATTGGGTAGTAGAAACACCCTGCTGACTGGCGACGTGGGAATTGATTTCAAGGCCAGTCGTGTTATGGAAGCAGGCAACGAAGTCGTGTTGTGCATCCAGTGCAAGAATTACCAAAGCCCCGCAAGGGTCAAAGTGGTGCGCCAGTTGAATGGCGTTGTTGCCTGA
- a CDS encoding DEAD/DEAH box helicase, with the protein MPSPEPWWVLDKNVHEPNARWLGLFQRALPLKPAIPALLSIPTARTAPASTLNCQISTDQPTILAAESSFPSAQNVPSKEMALANSGGGSVVLVAVLADTESASPILAEDTPENRLWERIKLRGPAAATTEEKPSLARRLAYLLQPPTSLLISPSGPLEWHGTLFPYQVEGVEALMSSNALLLADDMGLGKTIQAIAALRILIIQRRMEAALVIAPASLLAQWRKEIRTWAPELRVSTVHGLAAERAYQWSAPAHVYLTTYETLRSDFTSNPASPPRRRTWDVAILDEAQKIKNRETEASKKCKLLARKRAWALTGTPLENCLDDLASILEYLFPLDKGETPVRFQAKSKMLERHRQVQLRRKKADVLTQLPPKIINTVMLPLGDSQSESYKRAEEQGILWLRSLGEEVHVENVLELILRLKQICNFCPKTGESAKLHDIRERLGTLVSEGYRALIFSQFAGGQFGVKAVASALDDFRPLEYTGALTTPQRQAIIQTFKEDPSHKILVLSLRAGGLGLNLQEASYVFHFDRWWNPAVEHQAEDRSHRLGQSFPVHVYQYVCEATIEERIDQILQEKQLLFDEVVDDVSIDLKTRLSAEELFGLFGLTPPMGSKPSAKRLGPPPDHSNLSG; encoded by the coding sequence GTGCCTTCTCCAGAACCATGGTGGGTACTTGACAAGAATGTCCATGAGCCCAATGCTCGCTGGTTGGGGCTATTCCAGCGCGCCCTGCCATTGAAACCCGCTATTCCTGCCTTGCTATCCATCCCGACAGCAAGAACAGCACCGGCCAGCACTCTTAACTGCCAGATCTCGACAGACCAACCGACAATACTGGCAGCAGAGTCATCCTTTCCGTCCGCCCAAAATGTCCCCAGCAAAGAGATGGCATTGGCTAACTCAGGAGGGGGTAGTGTAGTTCTCGTTGCTGTCTTGGCTGATACAGAGTCAGCGAGTCCGATCCTCGCCGAAGACACTCCGGAAAACCGCTTATGGGAACGCATTAAACTGCGCGGCCCAGCCGCAGCCACAACAGAAGAGAAGCCTTCGCTGGCCAGGCGCCTTGCCTATCTTCTTCAACCACCTACAAGCCTCCTGATTTCCCCCTCAGGCCCATTGGAATGGCACGGAACACTCTTTCCCTACCAGGTCGAAGGTGTCGAAGCACTCATGTCTAGCAATGCCCTGCTGCTCGCCGACGACATGGGCCTGGGAAAGACGATCCAGGCAATTGCAGCCCTTCGTATACTCATCATCCAGCGCCGCATGGAAGCAGCGCTGGTGATTGCTCCCGCGAGTCTCCTGGCACAATGGAGAAAAGAGATACGTACCTGGGCACCCGAGCTGCGTGTTTCAACCGTGCATGGGCTAGCGGCAGAGCGTGCGTATCAATGGAGCGCGCCGGCCCATGTGTATTTGACCACTTATGAGACATTACGCTCCGATTTTACAAGTAACCCAGCGTCACCACCCCGTCGGCGAACCTGGGATGTGGCTATCCTTGATGAAGCGCAAAAGATCAAAAACCGGGAGACGGAGGCCAGCAAAAAATGCAAGCTCCTGGCCAGAAAAAGAGCCTGGGCACTGACAGGGACGCCTCTGGAGAACTGCCTGGACGACCTTGCGTCTATCTTGGAGTATCTGTTCCCCCTTGACAAAGGTGAAACACCCGTCAGATTCCAGGCCAAGTCCAAGATGTTAGAGAGGCACCGGCAGGTACAGCTACGCCGAAAGAAGGCTGACGTGTTGACACAGCTCCCGCCCAAAATCATCAACACTGTCATGCTACCACTGGGTGATTCGCAGAGCGAGAGCTACAAAAGAGCCGAAGAACAAGGCATTCTGTGGTTACGAAGCCTGGGAGAAGAGGTTCATGTCGAAAACGTTCTGGAGTTGATACTCAGACTGAAACAGATTTGCAATTTCTGCCCTAAGACCGGGGAATCGGCTAAGCTGCATGATATCCGGGAACGGCTCGGCACATTGGTGAGCGAGGGATATCGAGCATTGATCTTCTCACAGTTTGCTGGCGGGCAGTTTGGGGTTAAGGCCGTAGCCTCTGCATTAGATGACTTCCGCCCTCTCGAATATACTGGCGCTCTCACGACTCCACAGAGGCAGGCAATCATTCAGACCTTCAAAGAAGACCCTTCTCACAAGATTTTGGTGCTTTCTTTGCGGGCTGGCGGGCTAGGGCTGAACCTGCAGGAGGCGTCCTACGTCTTTCACTTCGATCGCTGGTGGAACCCCGCTGTAGAGCACCAGGCAGAAGATCGGAGCCATCGCCTGGGCCAATCTTTTCCGGTGCACGTCTATCAGTATGTCTGCGAAGCTACCATCGAAGAAAGAATTGACCAAATTCTACAGGAGAAGCAGTTGTTATTCGACGAAGTGGTCGATGATGTTTCTATCGACCTTAAGACACGCTTGAGTGCAGAAGAGCTATTCGGCCTATTCGGGTTGACCCCGCCAATGGGTTCTAAGCCCTCTGCCAAGAGACTAGGCCCACCACCTGATCACAGCAACCTGAGCGGTTGA
- a CDS encoding DUF4065 domain-containing protein, with amino-acid sequence MAPGRGTLACCEMLLTGSSIMIIGLYEMQTNIYRRKLLNSILFLAKKTKHLNTTKLAKLLYFLDFDHFKQTGYPSIGLRYYAFKWGPVPKEFWLEMKDGNIPEDFKGKLAIIPRTDELDPDSKGGYEFKAISEPDLSVFTPRERKILDRLAEIYRDAKAWQISEVSHLPGQPWDVTIKKCGENCPIDYLLAIDEKSEISFDDAKECLKEHFEAVRNLDLEPTK; translated from the coding sequence GTGGCTCCTGGACGCGGCACACTGGCTTGTTGCGAAATGCTCTTGACAGGGAGTAGTATTATGATAATAGGATTGTATGAAATGCAGACCAACATCTACAGAAGAAAACTACTTAATAGCATATTGTTCCTTGCCAAGAAAACCAAGCATCTGAATACCACCAAGCTAGCCAAGCTGCTCTATTTCTTGGACTTCGACCACTTCAAGCAGACTGGATATCCTTCTATAGGCCTTAGATATTACGCATTTAAGTGGGGGCCTGTGCCAAAAGAATTTTGGCTAGAGATGAAGGATGGCAATATACCAGAAGACTTTAAGGGTAAGCTGGCAATAATACCGAGAACAGACGAACTTGACCCGGACTCTAAGGGAGGATACGAATTCAAGGCTATCTCAGAACCAGATTTATCCGTTTTCACCCCTCGAGAAAGGAAGATATTGGATCGGCTGGCTGAGATTTATAGGGATGCTAAGGCCTGGCAGATTTCAGAAGTCTCTCATTTACCAGGGCAACCTTGGGATGTCACGATCAAGAAATGCGGTGAGAACTGTCCTATAGATTATCTTCTCGCCATCGATGAAAAATCAGAGATTAGCTTTGACGACGCAAAAGAATGCCTGAAAGAACACTTTGAAGCTGTACGCAACCTCGACCTTGAACCAACGAAATAG
- a CDS encoding acyl-CoA dehydrogenase, which produces MDFELTDEQRMFQKLAKDFADREIEPIAEQIEREAKIPTDMQLKLGRVGLLGITAKEKYGGLEQGFLTGILALEQIHYPCTPCTWLAASGGMAEVIEAFGTEEQKQEYIPPMIEGKVCPSTAFTEPATGLDPKMLTTTAILKDGYWVINGTKSFCTFGHLDGPSVVYCKTDGDNISAIIVPKNIPGYTCSKPWALMGVRGLEAVDVYFRDVRVPENNLLGQRGQGHAIPSAIMEAGGVMHAIISVACGQRAMDEVIKYAKQRKTRKGPISDMQGHRWLLAEMASRVEAGRWLAYRAAFLREQGKSARTESAMAKLYAGEGAEWVASQALRLHGAYGYTKEYKIERIHRATLMLEIVEGTNEVQKSVIGAALVKD; this is translated from the coding sequence GTGGACTTTGAACTAACTGATGAGCAAAGGATGTTCCAGAAGCTAGCCAAGGACTTTGCGGACAGGGAAATCGAGCCTATAGCAGAGCAGATAGAACGAGAAGCGAAGATTCCGACAGATATGCAACTGAAATTGGGCAGGGTGGGGCTGCTAGGCATAACCGCTAAAGAGAAATACGGGGGCCTGGAGCAGGGCTTCCTCACCGGTATCCTGGCACTGGAGCAAATACATTATCCCTGCACGCCCTGTACCTGGCTGGCGGCTTCCGGCGGCATGGCCGAAGTGATCGAGGCCTTTGGAACTGAGGAACAGAAACAAGAATACATTCCACCAATGATCGAGGGCAAGGTCTGCCCCAGCACCGCCTTTACCGAGCCAGCGACAGGCCTGGATCCGAAGATGTTGACCACCACAGCTATCCTGAAGGATGGCTACTGGGTGATAAATGGGACGAAGAGCTTCTGCACCTTTGGCCACCTCGACGGCCCCAGCGTCGTCTATTGCAAGACCGATGGGGACAACATCAGCGCCATTATTGTGCCCAAGAACATACCTGGGTATACCTGCTCAAAGCCGTGGGCATTGATGGGGGTGAGGGGTCTGGAGGCAGTGGATGTCTATTTCCGGGATGTACGGGTGCCAGAGAACAACCTGCTGGGACAGAGAGGTCAGGGCCATGCCATACCATCGGCGATAATGGAGGCGGGAGGGGTGATGCATGCCATCATCTCGGTAGCCTGCGGCCAGCGTGCCATGGATGAGGTCATTAAATATGCCAAACAAAGGAAAACTCGCAAAGGCCCGATCTCGGATATGCAGGGGCATCGCTGGCTTCTGGCTGAGATGGCCTCCAGGGTGGAAGCAGGCCGCTGGCTGGCCTATCGGGCGGCATTCTTGAGAGAGCAAGGTAAGAGCGCCCGAACCGAGTCTGCTATGGCCAAGCTATATGCCGGCGAAGGTGCAGAGTGGGTGGCATCACAGGCGCTCCGACTCCACGGCGCCTATGGCTACACTAAGGAATACAAGATAGAGAGAATCCACAGAGCAACCCTGATGCTGGAAATAGTTGAAGGAACAAATGAAGTGCAGAAATCGGTGATCGGGGCGGCTCTGGTGAAGGACTAA
- the rimI gene encoding ribosomal-protein-alanine N-acetyltransferase, with amino-acid sequence MVKLDSVIAEMPTRYTVRPMQKEDIPQVSAIDREAFPDQWPPPPFRRDLDNNIVRYLVALEEGDHPHPRPEITAQKSKGTLRRLISRLKRLFLRESPSADEKAAQNQDTVIGYAAMWLMVDEAHLTSIAVRGTHRRLGIGELLLICMMDLALQLKAQVMTLETRVSNLEAQALYEKYGFAKVGMRRRYYSDNGEDAVIMTTDRITSASYQAKLRELRQRYVQRWQATREIPPA; translated from the coding sequence ATGGTAAAATTAGACTCTGTCATAGCTGAAATGCCGACGCGTTACACCGTCCGTCCCATGCAAAAGGAGGATATCCCTCAGGTCAGCGCCATCGATCGAGAGGCTTTCCCCGATCAGTGGCCACCTCCCCCTTTCAGAAGGGACCTGGACAATAACATAGTCCGCTATCTAGTTGCTTTGGAGGAAGGTGACCATCCGCATCCCCGACCTGAAATCACTGCTCAGAAATCTAAAGGGACTTTGCGGAGACTGATCTCCAGGCTCAAGCGGCTGTTCCTCAGAGAATCCCCCTCTGCTGATGAAAAAGCTGCCCAAAACCAGGACACCGTCATTGGCTACGCCGCCATGTGGCTCATGGTAGACGAAGCTCATCTAACCTCCATTGCCGTGCGTGGAACCCACCGCCGTTTGGGAATCGGCGAACTGCTACTCATCTGCATGATGGATCTGGCACTGCAACTCAAGGCCCAGGTGATGACGCTGGAGACAAGAGTCTCCAACCTGGAGGCGCAAGCCCTCTACGAGAAGTATGGCTTCGCCAAGGTGGGAATGCGTCGCCGCTATTACTCGGACAATGGGGAGGACGCTGTTATCATGACCACTGACAGGATCACCTCGGCTTCCTATCAGGCAAAATTACGGGAACTGAGGCAGCGTTATGTGCAGAGGTGGCAGGCGACCAGGGAGATCCCGCCGGCTTAG